CGGAGGATTTCGACAAGCGGTAGAATATGCAGGAGAAACTAAAAACCCTAAGAACGTCCCTTTTGCATTAATAGGAGCGCTTCTCATATCTTTAGGTTTATATTTACTCCTAGAAATAGCATTCGTGGGTGCAGTAAACTGGTCTTATGTATCAACTACTCCAGGGAATTGGACTGCGCTTTCGTCTTCGGTTTACTCTCAAGGTCCATTCTATGAACAGATAAAGTCTATTCCAGCATCGGGATTAATTTACTTAGTTCTCTTATCCTTGTCCGTAATTCTTCTCTTAGATTCGATAATATCCCCTAGCGGTAGCGGTTGGATTTACGTAGGTACTTCTGCAAGAGCTGTTTACGGTATTTCCGCAGACGGATATTTTCCTTCAATACTACTGAAAGTAGACAAGAGGGGAATTCCCATATTCTCCTTAATCCTTTCAGTAATAGTTGGCTCACTATTTTTACTTCCTTTTCCTTCATGGATAGCCTTAATAGGATTCCTTTCTGCAATAGGAGTTTTCAATTACATAACTGCTGGAATAGTTCTCCAATCGCTTAGAAAAACCGGAGGAGAAATTAAAAGATTTTATAAGCTACCCTATGCTGAAGTTTTGGCTCCTCTAGCTACAGTTTCAGCAGGGTTAATAATTTATTGGTCGGGCTTCGCTTACGATTTCTACTTAGTAGTAGCTGCACTCTTAGGTTTGCCAATATTCTTTTCATACTACGCTAATAAATTCCTTAACTTACCCAAGTTAATAGCAATAATTGCTGCAATGTTTAACACTATTCTGGTGTTAGTTCCATCAATTCTATTTTATGAGAATACGAACTCCTTAAGTTCTCCAAATAACTTATGGTTCTTCGTAAGCCTTTCAGCATTTGCAGTAACAGTACTGTTTGACGTCTTAGTTTCGATGAAGTTTTTAGATTTAACCGCAAGGAAAGAGATCCTAGCGGGGCTCTGGATTTTCATGTATATCTTAGGACTTTATGTTATATCTTACTTTGGCGGTTTCGGATTATGTATATTAATTCCATTCCCATGGGACACAATAGTAGCAATATTACTGGGGCTTTCGATACATTACCTCGCTGTAAAGAGTAGCATAAGGACAAAGGCTTTAGATGAGATAGTCAAATCTATAAAAGAGGCTACATAGTAAAACATACAATATATTCCATATTTAATGATGAATCATGGATAAAATGATAGCGCTTATTATAGTAGCTGTAATAATAGTCGTCGGAATAGTAGTAAGTGCATATTTTATAACTCATTCTTCATCTCCTTTCACTACGTCGATCAGCTCTACCTGTAGTTCCAGTTTTACTACTCCAAAAGTTATACAAGCAGGAAATTCGGTAATATGTAAATCTTGCATAAAAGTAGCGCTAGGTGATTGTGGCGGATTTCTAACTGTAGTTGGAGTAGAATTTAATCAGTGTAGTGTACCTGCTTCTGTAACGTTAACATCGGGAACAAACCACGTTACATTGCCTAAACCCTCTGATCTGACTCCTATCTCAGGACAGACTTATGAGTTAACGCGTCTTAAGTAATTGCGAAACAGTAACAATAACTGCTTCATAAATCATGAAAAATTCCTTTTATTATTCATAGGTAAGATTATTTTTATTCAAAATATGATGATGGAAGCCTAAGTAAATTCCACTCTGGTTTCGAATACTTCTTTTCATAAAGTTCCTCGGCTAGCTTAATTTCCTCGGTAGTAGGTAAATCAAAGTAAGGCTTTTCTCCTAGAAGAGAAGCATACTCCTTTATTATTGCATCTATTATCTCCGTAGTGTCTATCTTCCTCCCGAGGGCGTCAACAAGGTTAGTAACGCGGTACTTTACTTCTGATACGCCCTTGTCAGAAAGCTTAGCTTTAGAAACTTTAAGCACCTTACCCATTAGCTCAAGGTTAGTGTTTATAAGCAATGTACCGTGGAGTAAGTAATATTGATCGTAAAGAGTTGCTGAAGTTCCAGATACTTTCCTATCATTTACGACGACGTCATTTATGTTTTCAACTTTGACGTCAGCAAAATTCTTTAACGCATTAACAAAACCGCGTAAAAGGACGTCATATAAATAATTAACTCCTCCATCTTTGGGTCCTTTAGCTGCTATAGTCCATATTAAACAGTCCATGTCTTGATAAACGGCACCTCCTCCAGTAAACCTCCTTACAACGTCAATCTTGTATTTCCTTACAACGTCAAAGTTTAGCTCTTCTTCAGCAAGCTGGAAATAACCAACTATTGCTACATTCTTGTGCCTCCAAAACCTTAAAGTGTTATCTACCTTCCCTCCCTTTAAGTTCCTCCATAGGCTCTCTTCGAAAGCTAAGCTGAAGTATGGGTTCTCATCATTTTCGTAAAAGAGAACTCTCATAGTCCTACCTCCTTTAATGCTCCTAGTATTGAGTTTTTAAAATCGTCCACTGTACAACCGAAAAGCATTACTCCAGACAAAGATTCTTCAAGAATTTTAGGAATTTTATGGG
This genomic interval from Acidianus sp. HS-5 contains the following:
- a CDS encoding biotin/lipoate A/B protein ligase family protein, whose protein sequence is MRVLFYENDENPYFSLAFEESLWRNLKGGKVDNTLRFWRHKNVAIVGYFQLAEEELNFDVVRKYKIDVVRRFTGGGAVYQDMDCLIWTIAAKGPKDGGVNYLYDVLLRGFVNALKNFADVKVENINDVVVNDRKVSGTSATLYDQYYLLHGTLLINTNLELMGKVLKVSKAKLSDKGVSEVKYRVTNLVDALGRKIDTTEIIDAIIKEYASLLGEKPYFDLPTTEEIKLAEELYEKKYSKPEWNLLRLPSSYFE
- a CDS encoding APC family permease is translated as MTELKASDLGINSDKKLKKELSKWQLLFMSFGSIIGSGWLLSPLYTASAVGGYSLLDWIIGGILVLFIALPYAELGSSIPKSGSLVRYPHYSHGGFAGFISSWVYLIPVISSPAIEASASVGYLSSVFHGLSYCGQLTYLGVAVAVALIVFYFFLNYFGIKLLGRITEGIGWWKLIIPFATALFLLVFYFHPSNFSLSFSSYEGYTGFNAILYSIPVTGIIYSYGGFRQAVEYAGETKNPKNVPFALIGALLISLGLYLLLEIAFVGAVNWSYVSTTPGNWTALSSSVYSQGPFYEQIKSIPASGLIYLVLLSLSVILLLDSIISPSGSGWIYVGTSARAVYGISADGYFPSILLKVDKRGIPIFSLILSVIVGSLFLLPFPSWIALIGFLSAIGVFNYITAGIVLQSLRKTGGEIKRFYKLPYAEVLAPLATVSAGLIIYWSGFAYDFYLVVAALLGLPIFFSYYANKFLNLPKLIAIIAAMFNTILVLVPSILFYENTNSLSSPNNLWFFVSLSAFAVTVLFDVLVSMKFLDLTARKEILAGLWIFMYILGLYVISYFGGFGLCILIPFPWDTIVAILLGLSIHYLAVKSSIRTKALDEIVKSIKEAT